From Aristaeella lactis, the proteins below share one genomic window:
- a CDS encoding glycoside hydrolase family 36 protein, whose product MTEKKGYSQYILGDMLLQYNLDERNRMSMTLIPAAMKDRVTDKIYTPEPLVQIHAKGDQLPNGYGNGHTMACTTATDAMKFAGQKQEGNTIITTLADENGRTVHHQVRWEEGLQAVVVSCMFENRGEKPVTLNLLSSANLSGITPFTEGDASGALRVHRIGSAWSAEGRVITENVEQLMLERSWTGHALRVFRFGQLGSMPVRGYFPFMAVEDTKAGVTWAVQLACPSSWQMEIRRKDDCLNLMASLPDEDFGQWAKTVKPGECFETPEAYVTAGKGGLDEVSQRLLTVQRRNMPRPDMTLPVMFNEYCMTWGNPTHENLKEIVKSLEGRGMEFLVIDAGWYGKPGKNWYECGGDWIPEETKIFPEGLKATADMIRAGGMKPGLWFEPETCARDADIFQREDLLLTRDGVVIDTDNRRFLDMRKEETHAFLEERVIGLLKRCGFEYIKIDYNDCIGMGCDDPDGLGEGLRKNMQGTLRFFRRIREAIPEIYIENCASGGHRLEPSLMALSDMASFSDAHECLEIPIIAAALHRVILPAQSQIWAVLQAKDSIRRINYSLINTFLGVMCISGDVVHLSKEQWNKVEEGTDFYRQVRGIIRDGVSTFHGEVSESWRHPEGWQAVVRTAEEGSLAVIHTFGGTLPEKITLPVKAKKILRVMSSEDNRVTLADGELTVELKAPFEAIAVHLA is encoded by the coding sequence ATGACAGAGAAAAAAGGATACAGCCAATATATCCTCGGAGATATGCTGCTGCAATACAATCTGGATGAACGGAACCGGATGAGCATGACCCTGATCCCGGCAGCTATGAAAGACCGGGTAACGGACAAGATATACACACCGGAGCCGCTGGTCCAGATCCACGCGAAGGGTGATCAGCTGCCAAACGGTTATGGCAACGGGCATACCATGGCCTGTACCACAGCCACGGACGCGATGAAGTTTGCGGGCCAGAAGCAGGAAGGCAATACGATCATCACAACGCTGGCGGACGAGAACGGCCGGACCGTGCACCACCAAGTCCGCTGGGAAGAAGGACTGCAGGCGGTGGTGGTTTCCTGCATGTTTGAAAACCGCGGAGAAAAGCCGGTTACGCTGAACCTGCTGTCCAGCGCCAATCTGAGCGGGATTACCCCGTTCACAGAAGGAGACGCGTCAGGCGCCCTGCGGGTACACCGGATCGGCAGTGCATGGAGCGCGGAGGGCCGCGTGATCACCGAAAACGTTGAACAGCTGATGCTGGAGAGGTCCTGGACAGGCCATGCCCTCCGGGTTTTCCGGTTCGGTCAGCTGGGGTCCATGCCGGTTCGCGGGTATTTTCCCTTCATGGCAGTGGAGGACACAAAAGCCGGGGTTACCTGGGCGGTGCAGCTGGCCTGTCCTTCCTCCTGGCAGATGGAGATCCGCCGGAAGGATGACTGCCTGAACCTGATGGCTTCCCTGCCGGATGAAGATTTCGGCCAATGGGCAAAGACCGTGAAGCCGGGAGAATGCTTCGAGACACCGGAAGCGTATGTGACCGCGGGGAAAGGCGGCCTGGATGAGGTGTCCCAGCGGCTGCTGACTGTACAGCGCAGGAACATGCCCCGGCCGGATATGACCCTGCCGGTGATGTTCAATGAATACTGCATGACCTGGGGCAATCCGACGCATGAAAACCTGAAAGAAATCGTGAAAAGCCTGGAAGGCCGCGGAATGGAATTCCTGGTGATCGATGCCGGATGGTACGGAAAACCGGGGAAAAACTGGTATGAATGCGGAGGAGACTGGATTCCGGAAGAAACGAAGATATTCCCGGAAGGCCTGAAGGCAACCGCGGATATGATCCGTGCCGGCGGGATGAAGCCCGGTCTCTGGTTTGAACCGGAGACCTGTGCCAGGGACGCGGACATATTCCAGCGGGAGGATCTGCTTCTGACCCGGGACGGAGTTGTGATCGACACGGATAACCGGCGCTTCCTGGATATGCGAAAGGAAGAGACTCACGCTTTCCTGGAGGAGCGGGTGATCGGCCTGCTGAAGCGCTGCGGGTTTGAATATATCAAGATCGACTATAACGACTGCATCGGCATGGGCTGCGATGATCCGGACGGTCTTGGAGAAGGACTTCGGAAGAACATGCAGGGAACGCTGCGCTTTTTCCGTCGCATTCGGGAAGCAATCCCGGAGATATATATCGAAAACTGCGCTTCCGGCGGACACCGCCTGGAGCCGTCCCTGATGGCCCTGTCTGACATGGCATCCTTCTCAGATGCCCATGAATGCCTGGAGATCCCGATCATCGCGGCGGCGCTGCACAGGGTGATCCTGCCGGCCCAGAGCCAGATCTGGGCAGTGCTGCAGGCAAAGGACAGCATCAGGCGGATCAATTATTCCCTGATCAATACCTTCCTTGGCGTCATGTGCATCTCCGGAGACGTGGTCCACCTTTCCAAAGAACAATGGAACAAGGTGGAGGAAGGAACAGACTTCTACCGGCAGGTTCGCGGTATCATCCGGGACGGCGTAAGCACCTTCCACGGGGAAGTATCGGAAAGCTGGCGCCATCCGGAGGGCTGGCAGGCGGTGGTCCGGACTGCGGAAGAGGGAAGCCTGGCAGTGATCCATACCTTCGGCGGTACCCTGCCGGAAAAGATCACCCTTCCGGTGAAGGCAAAGAAGATTCTCCGGGTCATGAGCTCGGAAGATAACCGAGTCACGCTGGCAGACGGTGAGCTGACGGTGGAACTGAAGGCGCCTTTCGAGGCGATCGCGGTTCACCTGGCGTAA
- a CDS encoding acetylornithine transaminase produces the protein MNTIELDQQFVASTYKRFPVEIVSGKGSLVQDANGKEYIDMGSGIAVSSFGVADELWIAAVEKQIHSVQHMSNLFYTAPCANLAKLLCEKTGMSKVFFSNSGAEANECAIKVARKWAAENKGPACSTIVTLKNSFHGRTLTTLAATGQDHFHELFQPLTPGFASFAVGDMDALKALCANGTVAAVLIELVQGEGGVIPLDPAFVKELDAYLKEQNILLMIDEVQTGNGRTGSLYAYMQYGLHPDVVSTAKGLAGGLPMGATLMSEKVCNVLSYGDHGSTFGGNPVAAAAAISVVERLTDDLLADVTRKSKLIRSLLEGAPGIESVTGLGLMIGIKTVKPAAEVLAACRESGVLCLTAKDKVRLLPALNIPDDLLIKAAEVIKQACA, from the coding sequence ATGAATACTATCGAACTAGACCAACAGTTTGTCGCTTCCACCTACAAGCGTTTCCCCGTTGAAATCGTCAGCGGCAAAGGTTCCCTGGTTCAGGACGCAAACGGTAAGGAATACATCGATATGGGGTCCGGCATCGCCGTTTCCTCCTTCGGTGTGGCGGATGAACTCTGGATCGCCGCCGTGGAAAAGCAGATCCACAGCGTCCAGCACATGTCCAACCTGTTTTACACCGCACCCTGTGCCAACCTGGCAAAGCTCCTGTGCGAAAAAACCGGCATGTCCAAGGTTTTCTTCTCCAACTCCGGAGCCGAAGCCAATGAATGTGCCATCAAGGTAGCCCGGAAATGGGCGGCTGAAAACAAAGGCCCCGCCTGCTCCACCATCGTTACGCTGAAGAACAGCTTCCACGGCCGGACACTGACCACCCTGGCTGCCACCGGTCAGGATCACTTCCATGAGCTGTTCCAGCCCCTGACCCCCGGCTTTGCTTCCTTTGCTGTCGGGGATATGGACGCGCTGAAGGCCCTGTGTGCAAACGGAACGGTCGCAGCGGTGCTGATCGAACTGGTTCAGGGCGAAGGCGGCGTCATCCCGCTGGATCCTGCTTTTGTGAAGGAACTGGATGCTTACCTGAAGGAGCAGAACATCCTGCTCATGATCGATGAGGTCCAGACCGGCAACGGCCGCACCGGTTCCCTTTATGCCTATATGCAGTACGGTCTGCATCCCGATGTGGTTTCCACCGCCAAAGGCCTGGCCGGCGGCCTGCCCATGGGGGCAACCCTGATGAGCGAGAAGGTCTGCAACGTCCTTTCCTACGGCGATCACGGATCCACCTTCGGCGGCAACCCTGTGGCGGCTGCCGCGGCCATCTCCGTGGTGGAACGGCTGACGGATGATCTCCTGGCGGATGTGACCCGCAAAAGCAAACTGATCCGGAGCCTGCTGGAAGGCGCTCCCGGGATCGAGAGCGTAACCGGCCTCGGCCTGATGATCGGCATCAAGACCGTGAAGCCCGCCGCGGAAGTGCTGGCTGCCTGCCGGGAGAGCGGCGTCCTCTGCCTCACCGCAAAGGACAAAGTCCGCCTCCTCCCCGCCCTGAACATCCCGGATGACCTGCTCATCAAAGCCGCTGAAGTCATCAAGCAGGCTTGTGCATAA
- the carB gene encoding carbamoyl-phosphate synthase large subunit codes for MPKDTSIQKVLVIGSGPIVIGQAAEFDYAGAQACRVLKAEGINVVLVNSNPATIMTDQHLADEIYLEPLNAATVRRVIEKERPDGLIAGLGGQTGLTLAMQLSKDGTLEEFGVRLLGSPIEAIERAEDREKFRETMLKAGQPCVPSGIAETLEEALDWAEKIGYPVIVRPAYTLGGSGGGIAADVEEMRVIARAGLDASPITQILVEKCISGWKEIEFETMRDAQGNVIAVCSMENVDPVGIHTGDSVVVAPALTLSDKEYQMLRTASLDIISAIGIVGGCNCQFALNPDSFEYAVIEVNPRVSRSSALASKATGYPIAKITTRLALGYSLDEIANDITGKTCACFEPTVDYVVVKFPKWPFDKFYGSSRRLGTQMKATGEVMAIGQRFEEALMKAVRGAEISLDTLNAPALTDEPIRDRLARQDDRRLFTVFEALKQGITVDEIFDITKIDRFFLYRLRAMAELEMRTEGKGLQPGDYETFKKMGYPDKAIMRITGAKEVPGWQMSYKMVDTCGAEFAAETPYFYSCTDKACESRSLKRSGRPVVIVLGSGPIRIGQGIEFDYSSVHCVWTLRRIGYDVVIINNNPETVSTDYDTADRLYFEPLTPEDVMNVIAVENPVGVVVAFGGQTAIKLTQFLDSQGIRILGTSAESIDIAEDRERFDELLEQFNIRRPRGMGVRTMEEAVAAAEGLGYPVLLRPSYVIGGQNMTISRNRKHTVDYMTRILSGGIENPVLVDQYLPGIELEVDVISDGRDVLIPGIMEHIERAGVHSGDSIAVYPPFNLTEKFQEKICDISTKLALALGTKGLVNIQYLIYDNELYVIEVNPRASRTIPYISKVTGVPMVDLASRVMLDEPLKDLGYGTGLYPAPPYCAIKVPVFSFEKLNDADSILGPEMKSTGEVLGIGITKAEALFKGLSAAGFHLPTVREKEHTGVLLSVEDEDFPDAIAVAKRCYDQGISVYATKDTARAISAVGIHVTPVADPKISDEIIGLMENGSVNYIIYTGAVKDDTVGDYTVLHRKAMVLGIPCMTSLDTANALMDILGSRFTLQNTELVDINSMRRCQNL; via the coding sequence ATGCCTAAAGATACTTCGATTCAAAAGGTTCTTGTCATCGGTTCCGGCCCCATCGTCATCGGACAGGCCGCCGAGTTTGACTACGCCGGTGCCCAGGCCTGCCGCGTGCTGAAAGCGGAAGGCATCAACGTGGTCCTGGTGAACTCCAACCCCGCCACCATCATGACCGACCAGCACCTGGCGGATGAGATCTACCTGGAGCCGCTGAATGCCGCCACTGTACGCCGCGTCATCGAAAAGGAACGTCCGGACGGACTGATCGCCGGTCTCGGCGGCCAGACCGGTCTGACCCTGGCCATGCAGCTGAGCAAAGACGGTACCCTGGAGGAATTCGGTGTCCGCCTGCTGGGTTCTCCCATTGAAGCCATCGAGCGAGCGGAAGACCGGGAAAAGTTCCGGGAAACCATGCTGAAGGCCGGCCAGCCCTGCGTGCCCTCCGGCATCGCGGAAACCCTGGAGGAAGCCCTGGACTGGGCAGAAAAGATCGGCTATCCGGTCATCGTGCGTCCCGCCTACACTCTGGGCGGCAGCGGCGGCGGTATCGCGGCCGATGTGGAGGAAATGCGCGTTATCGCCCGTGCCGGCCTGGATGCCTCTCCCATCACCCAGATTCTGGTGGAAAAATGCATCTCCGGCTGGAAAGAGATCGAGTTTGAAACCATGCGGGACGCGCAGGGCAACGTCATTGCCGTCTGCTCCATGGAAAACGTGGACCCCGTGGGAATCCATACCGGCGACAGCGTGGTCGTGGCTCCTGCCCTGACCCTGTCCGATAAGGAATACCAGATGCTCCGTACCGCGTCGCTGGATATCATCAGTGCCATCGGCATCGTCGGCGGTTGCAACTGCCAGTTCGCCCTGAATCCGGATTCTTTCGAGTATGCGGTCATCGAAGTCAATCCCCGCGTCAGCCGTTCCTCCGCCCTGGCCAGCAAGGCCACCGGCTACCCCATTGCCAAGATTACCACCCGTCTCGCCCTGGGCTACTCTCTGGATGAGATTGCCAACGATATTACCGGCAAAACCTGTGCCTGCTTCGAGCCCACCGTGGACTATGTGGTGGTTAAGTTCCCGAAGTGGCCCTTTGATAAATTCTACGGTTCCTCCCGCCGCCTGGGCACCCAGATGAAGGCGACCGGTGAGGTCATGGCTATCGGCCAGCGTTTCGAGGAAGCCCTGATGAAGGCTGTCCGCGGCGCTGAGATCTCCCTGGATACGCTGAATGCCCCTGCCCTGACGGATGAACCTATCCGCGACCGCCTGGCCCGCCAGGATGACCGTCGTCTCTTCACGGTTTTCGAGGCCCTGAAGCAGGGCATCACCGTGGACGAGATCTTTGACATCACAAAGATCGACCGCTTCTTCCTCTACCGCCTGCGTGCCATGGCGGAGCTGGAAATGCGGACCGAAGGCAAAGGCCTGCAGCCCGGCGACTATGAAACCTTCAAGAAAATGGGCTATCCGGACAAGGCCATCATGCGCATCACCGGTGCGAAGGAAGTTCCCGGCTGGCAGATGAGCTATAAGATGGTGGATACCTGCGGTGCGGAGTTTGCCGCGGAAACGCCTTACTTCTACTCCTGCACGGACAAGGCCTGCGAGTCCCGGAGCCTGAAGCGTTCCGGCCGTCCCGTGGTCATCGTGCTGGGTTCCGGCCCCATCCGCATCGGCCAGGGTATCGAGTTCGACTACTCCTCTGTCCACTGCGTGTGGACCCTGCGCCGTATCGGCTATGACGTGGTCATCATCAACAACAACCCGGAAACCGTCTCCACGGACTATGACACCGCGGACCGGCTGTATTTTGAGCCCCTCACGCCTGAAGATGTCATGAACGTCATCGCCGTGGAGAATCCCGTGGGCGTTGTGGTGGCCTTCGGCGGCCAGACTGCCATCAAGCTGACCCAGTTCCTGGACTCCCAGGGCATCCGTATCCTGGGCACCAGCGCTGAATCCATCGACATCGCTGAGGACCGGGAGCGTTTTGACGAACTGCTGGAGCAGTTCAACATCCGCCGTCCCCGCGGCATGGGCGTCCGCACCATGGAAGAAGCCGTTGCCGCAGCGGAAGGCCTGGGCTATCCCGTACTGCTGCGTCCTTCCTACGTCATCGGCGGTCAGAACATGACCATCTCCCGTAACCGGAAGCACACCGTGGACTATATGACCCGGATCCTTTCCGGCGGCATTGAGAATCCGGTGCTTGTGGACCAGTACCTTCCCGGTATTGAGCTGGAGGTGGACGTCATCTCCGACGGGCGGGATGTTCTGATCCCCGGCATCATGGAACACATTGAGCGTGCCGGCGTCCACAGCGGCGACTCCATCGCTGTCTATCCGCCCTTCAACCTCACCGAAAAGTTCCAGGAAAAGATCTGCGATATCTCCACCAAGCTCGCTCTGGCGCTGGGTACCAAGGGACTGGTGAATATCCAGTACCTGATCTATGACAACGAACTGTATGTCATTGAGGTCAATCCCCGGGCCTCCCGGACGATTCCTTATATTTCCAAGGTCACCGGCGTGCCCATGGTGGATCTCGCCTCCCGCGTCATGCTGGATGAGCCCCTGAAGGATCTCGGGTACGGCACAGGCCTCTATCCCGCTCCTCCCTACTGCGCCATCAAGGTGCCGGTCTTCTCCTTCGAGAAGCTGAATGATGCCGACTCCATTCTCGGCCCGGAAATGAAATCCACCGGTGAAGTGCTTGGCATCGGTATCACCAAGGCGGAAGCGCTCTTCAAGGGCCTGTCCGCTGCGGGTTTCCACCTGCCTACCGTCCGTGAGAAGGAGCACACCGGCGTCCTCCTGTCCGTTGAGGATGAGGACTTCCCGGATGCCATCGCCGTAGCCAAACGCTGCTATGACCAGGGCATCAGCGTTTACGCCACAAAGGATACCGCCCGGGCTATCTCCGCCGTCGGCATCCATGTGACGCCTGTGGCTGACCCGAAGATCAGCGATGAGATCATCGGTCTGATGGAAAACGGCTCCGTAAACTACATCATCTACACCGGCGCCGTCAAGGATGACACCGTGGGCGACTATACCGTGCTCCACCGTAAGGCCATGGTCCTGGGCATTCCCTGCATGACCTCCCTGGACACCGCCAACGCTCTGATGGACATTCTCGGTTCCCGCTTCACTCTGCAGAACACCGAGCTGGTGGATATCAACTCGATGCGCAGGTGTCAGAATCTTTGA
- a CDS encoding glycoside hydrolase family 27 protein, translating to MIADTPPMGWNSWDCYGAAVTEEQVLQNAEYMAKYLKQYGWEYIVVDIQWSAPDADSHEYHAFSELRMDGFGRLIPAENRFPSAAGGRGFRPLADKIHEMGLKFGIHIMRGMPRMAAHQHLPIKDSDATCDQAANPHSICLWNPDMYGLKCDTPQARAYYDSIFRLYAEWGVDFVKCDDIAREYPHCEKEIEVISAACRKCGRDMVLSLSPGPAPLDRAEHLKTWANMWRITDDFWDKWELLKGMFERAEKWCIHAGPGHWPDADMLPVGALRQCYDPDNRTQFTQAEQRTMMTLWCMMRSPLMIGGEMTKNDDFTLKLLTNGEVLAIEKESWSAHPLFTTEKESAWIAPRRDGTGYYLALFNLSDEERTVTVSAKQQGLADSSEATELWTGRKTAETESYSATLAAHDAAVFRCFS from the coding sequence ATGATCGCTGATACACCGCCCATGGGCTGGAACAGCTGGGATTGTTACGGAGCAGCCGTGACAGAGGAACAGGTTTTACAGAACGCCGAATATATGGCAAAGTACCTGAAACAATATGGCTGGGAATATATTGTTGTGGATATCCAGTGGTCGGCTCCGGACGCGGACAGCCACGAATATCATGCGTTTTCGGAGCTCCGGATGGACGGGTTCGGCCGGCTTATCCCCGCAGAAAACAGGTTTCCCAGCGCGGCCGGAGGACGGGGATTCAGGCCGCTGGCGGATAAAATCCACGAAATGGGCCTGAAATTCGGCATTCATATTATGCGGGGAATGCCCCGGATGGCGGCGCACCAGCACCTGCCCATCAAGGACAGCGACGCCACCTGTGATCAGGCGGCGAATCCCCATTCCATCTGCCTGTGGAATCCGGATATGTACGGTCTGAAATGCGATACGCCTCAGGCACGGGCATATTATGACAGCATTTTCAGGCTCTATGCCGAGTGGGGTGTGGACTTTGTAAAGTGTGATGACATTGCCCGGGAGTATCCGCACTGCGAAAAGGAGATTGAGGTGATCTCCGCCGCCTGCAGGAAATGCGGCCGGGATATGGTTCTGAGCCTGAGCCCCGGACCGGCGCCGCTGGACAGGGCAGAGCACCTGAAAACCTGGGCGAATATGTGGCGGATCACAGACGATTTCTGGGACAAATGGGAACTGCTGAAGGGCATGTTTGAGCGGGCGGAAAAGTGGTGTATCCATGCCGGACCGGGCCACTGGCCGGATGCGGATATGCTGCCGGTAGGCGCGCTGCGGCAGTGCTATGATCCGGATAACCGGACGCAGTTTACCCAGGCGGAACAGCGGACGATGATGACGCTTTGGTGCATGATGCGCTCACCCCTGATGATCGGCGGGGAAATGACGAAAAACGACGATTTTACCCTGAAACTGCTTACCAACGGGGAAGTGCTGGCTATTGAGAAAGAAAGCTGGTCGGCCCATCCGCTTTTCACCACGGAGAAGGAAAGCGCCTGGATCGCCCCGCGCAGGGACGGTACAGGCTATTACCTGGCGCTGTTCAACCTCAGCGATGAGGAACGGACTGTGACGGTTTCCGCAAAGCAACAGGGACTGGCGGATTCATCCGAAGCCACGGAACTGTGGACCGGACGGAAAACCGCGGAGACGGAAAGCTATTCCGCAACGCTTGCCGCCCATGACGCGGCGGTGTTTCGGTGCTTTTCGTGA
- the argB gene encoding acetylglutamate kinase — protein MHSDLTNMERAEVLTAALPYIRRYAGKVVVVKYGGNAMINDQLKQQVMEDIVLLWLIGVRIVLVHGGGPEINDLMDRLGKKPEFVDGLRVTDKETMDIVQMVLAGKINKTLVNLLEMKGGKAVGLSGMDGRLLQCSMKDERLGYVGEIQKVHIQPVTDLLDRGYIPVVSTVGCDKNGNAYNINGDTTAAYIAGALGAERLIMMTDIAGVLKDKNDPSTLIPQITLPELPSLYDSGIISGGMIPKVECCAKALSRGVRNVVIMDGRVPHSILMELLTDEGAGTMVSNGETPDDRQSGWE, from the coding sequence ATGCACAGTGATCTGACAAATATGGAACGGGCTGAAGTGCTTACCGCCGCCCTTCCCTACATCCGCCGTTATGCAGGCAAAGTGGTTGTTGTAAAGTACGGCGGCAACGCCATGATCAATGATCAGCTCAAGCAGCAGGTCATGGAGGACATTGTTCTGCTGTGGCTCATCGGTGTGCGCATCGTGCTGGTACACGGCGGCGGTCCTGAGATCAATGATCTGATGGATCGTCTCGGCAAAAAGCCGGAATTCGTGGACGGTCTGCGGGTCACTGACAAGGAGACCATGGACATCGTTCAGATGGTGCTGGCCGGCAAGATCAACAAAACGCTGGTCAACCTGCTGGAGATGAAGGGCGGCAAGGCCGTCGGCCTGTCCGGTATGGACGGACGCCTGCTGCAGTGCAGCATGAAGGATGAACGCCTGGGCTATGTGGGCGAGATCCAGAAGGTACACATCCAGCCGGTTACGGACCTGCTGGACCGCGGCTACATTCCTGTTGTCTCCACCGTCGGCTGCGACAAGAACGGCAACGCCTACAACATCAACGGTGACACCACCGCGGCCTATATCGCCGGCGCCCTGGGTGCTGAGAGGCTGATCATGATGACTGACATCGCCGGTGTGCTGAAGGATAAGAACGATCCTTCCACCCTGATCCCGCAGATCACTCTGCCGGAGCTGCCTTCCCTGTATGACAGCGGTATTATCTCCGGCGGCATGATCCCGAAGGTGGAATGCTGCGCGAAGGCTCTTTCCCGCGGTGTCCGCAACGTGGTCATCATGGACGGCCGTGTTCCCCACTCCATCCTCATGGAGCTCCTCACCGACGAAGGTGCCGGCACTATGGTTTCCAACGGCGAAACCCCTGACGACCGTCAAAGCGGGTGGGAGTGA
- a CDS encoding carbamoyl phosphate synthase small subunit, with the protein MAYLVLANGTIFEGKRIGAPVDRIGELVFTTGMEGYLETLTDPSYYGQIVTQTFPMIGNYGVIEEDFEGNSTLFGYIVRELCDTPSNFRSAYPLNDYLVAKGIPGLCGVDTREIVRITREEGVMNAMICDEVPADLSAIRSFTVKDAVASVSSNIKEFFPAEGVEKCRVALIDYGAKHNIIRSLEKRGCSVTVWPSSTTAETILESDPDGIMLSNGPGDPKENKECIAQLKKLIGKLPVFGICLGHQLTALALGGDTIKLKYGHRGGNQPVKDLAAGRTYITSQNHGYAVVADSLKGIGTESFRNANDGSCEGMDYPDLKCFTVQFHPEAASGPRDTAVLFDRFVENMAGGRN; encoded by the coding sequence ATGGCATACTTGGTTCTCGCCAACGGTACCATCTTCGAAGGCAAGCGTATCGGCGCGCCTGTCGACCGGATCGGTGAGTTGGTCTTCACCACCGGCATGGAAGGCTACCTGGAAACCCTGACAGATCCCAGCTATTACGGCCAGATTGTCACCCAGACCTTCCCGATGATCGGCAACTACGGCGTCATTGAGGAAGACTTTGAAGGCAACAGCACACTCTTCGGCTACATTGTCCGGGAGCTGTGCGACACGCCTTCCAACTTCCGTTCCGCCTATCCCCTGAACGATTACCTGGTGGCCAAAGGCATACCCGGCCTGTGCGGTGTGGATACCCGCGAGATTGTACGGATCACCCGCGAAGAGGGCGTTATGAACGCCATGATCTGCGATGAAGTGCCTGCAGACCTCAGCGCAATCCGCAGCTTCACCGTGAAGGATGCCGTTGCGTCTGTTTCATCCAATATAAAGGAATTCTTCCCCGCAGAAGGCGTGGAAAAGTGTCGTGTCGCTCTGATCGACTACGGCGCCAAACACAACATCATCCGCAGTCTGGAGAAGCGCGGCTGTTCTGTCACAGTCTGGCCTTCCAGTACCACTGCCGAAACTATCCTGGAGTCTGATCCGGACGGCATCATGCTGTCCAACGGCCCCGGAGATCCGAAAGAAAACAAGGAATGCATAGCCCAGCTGAAAAAGCTGATCGGAAAGCTGCCGGTTTTCGGAATCTGCCTCGGTCACCAGCTGACAGCCCTTGCCCTGGGTGGTGACACCATCAAGCTGAAATACGGTCATCGCGGCGGCAACCAGCCCGTCAAGGATCTGGCAGCCGGCCGTACCTATATCACATCCCAAAACCACGGCTACGCGGTTGTCGCGGACTCCCTGAAGGGGATCGGCACGGAATCCTTCCGGAACGCCAATGACGGCAGCTGCGAAGGCATGGATTATCCGGACCTGAAATGCTTCACGGTCCAGTTCCATCCCGAAGCCGCCTCCGGTCCCCGGGATACCGCGGTTCTGTTTGACCGGTTTGTTGAAAATATGGCAGGAGGGAGGAACTGA
- the argJ gene encoding bifunctional glutamate N-acetyltransferase/amino-acid acetyltransferase ArgJ, giving the protein MKIRKIAGGFTAAKGFKAASCEAAIKYQNRRDMALLFTDVPCAVAGTFTSNKVKAAPVLWDMDIVKSGKPVRAVVVNTGIANAGTGAEGMRLCSETAKHTAEILGISASEVLVGSTGVIGPNVPLDRITAGVSVMAKNLSDSAEAATLASKAIMTTDTVNKEYAVEFDLPAASGEGTVTVHLGGMSKGSGMIHPNMCTMLGYLATDCAIDPALLQKALSAVIKDTFNMITVDGDTSTNDTLLLLSSGLAGNKPIIAADESYELFCAALFSVCHDLARLMASDGEGATHLIETRVFNADTKENARILARSVVGSSLVKAMIYGKDANCGRVLCALGYAGPDFNPADITITMTGESGSVCFYKDGCVQLFDEEKALAILSEHDVHFDCDMNMGSEEATAFGCDLTYDYVKINGDYRT; this is encoded by the coding sequence ATGAAGATTCGTAAGATTGCGGGCGGGTTCACCGCCGCCAAGGGGTTCAAAGCGGCCAGCTGTGAGGCGGCCATCAAGTACCAGAACCGCCGGGACATGGCCCTGCTCTTCACGGATGTTCCCTGCGCCGTGGCCGGCACCTTTACTTCCAATAAAGTGAAGGCCGCTCCGGTACTCTGGGATATGGACATTGTGAAGTCTGGAAAACCGGTTCGCGCGGTGGTGGTTAACACCGGCATTGCCAACGCCGGTACCGGTGCGGAAGGCATGCGCCTGTGCAGCGAAACCGCGAAGCACACCGCTGAGATTCTGGGCATCTCCGCCAGCGAAGTCCTGGTGGGTTCCACCGGTGTCATCGGCCCGAATGTGCCTCTGGACCGGATCACCGCCGGTGTTTCCGTCATGGCAAAGAATCTTTCCGATTCCGCTGAAGCCGCCACCCTGGCCAGCAAGGCGATCATGACCACGGATACAGTGAACAAGGAATATGCTGTGGAGTTCGACCTGCCCGCTGCTTCCGGTGAAGGAACGGTCACCGTTCATCTCGGCGGCATGAGCAAAGGTTCCGGCATGATTCATCCAAACATGTGCACCATGCTGGGCTATCTGGCTACAGACTGCGCCATTGATCCCGCCCTGCTGCAGAAAGCCCTCAGCGCCGTGATCAAGGATACATTCAATATGATCACTGTGGACGGCGATACCAGCACCAACGACACGCTGCTGCTCCTGTCCAGCGGCCTGGCCGGCAACAAGCCGATCATCGCCGCGGATGAATCCTATGAGCTGTTCTGTGCCGCGCTCTTCAGCGTCTGCCACGACCTGGCAAGGCTCATGGCCTCCGATGGCGAAGGCGCCACCCACCTGATCGAGACCCGGGTTTTCAACGCCGATACGAAAGAGAACGCCCGGATCCTTGCCCGTTCCGTGGTTGGTTCCAGCCTGGTCAAGGCCATGATCTACGGGAAGGACGCCAACTGCGGCCGCGTGCTCTGCGCGCTGGGCTATGCCGGTCCCGATTTCAACCCTGCCGATATCACGATCACCATGACCGGTGAAAGCGGTTCCGTCTGCTTCTATAAGGACGGCTGCGTGCAGCTCTTTGATGAGGAAAAAGCCCTGGCAATCCTTTCCGAGCATGATGTCCACTTTGACTGCGATATGAATATGGGCAGTGAGGAAGCCACCGCCTTCGGCTGCGACCTCACCTACGATTACGTCAAAATCAACGGCGACTACCGCACCTGA